The Pochonia chlamydosporia 170 chromosome 1, whole genome shotgun sequence genome window below encodes:
- a CDS encoding aromatic-ring hydroxylase-like protein (similar to Metarhizium robertsii ARSEF 23 XP_007818565.2) codes for MLHVIIVGAGIAGLSCAITLARHRNVRITILERVVVMDKAGNGIQIPCNAAHTMRCLGLLEKLLAKTKQPATAFLNLKYDDGEVLLNKELSRFEELYGAPWLLIHRADYMTVLLEEAQRLGVQIQLGHDVETIDFDTPSVTLRNGEVHKADVVVGCDGINSTIRSIMHPSVQPVPTGEYAYRTLFTRSQLSSPTFQHLTSSPGTSRCWVGPLANAVFYPLQDGTLFNLVIAIANPDFNNSCDEGALLSSLRDWLRDWDPILLEMLDTATQLIRFPIYRVDRLPFWTQGSVTLMGDAAHAMLPHLAQGAATGVEDAFILGSLLGRLSDSIAEGTPGSQLQQHVRTILHSYEKLQHDRTAQIASASRFTGMLDHLPPGPDQKARDAEFAMYDPEKTVSAMPWIDARTNKDLLGRKVDEVAEREFARLLADGELSELSAVPA; via the exons atgCTGCATGTAATCATTGTCGGAGCCGGGATTGCCGGCTTGAGCTGTGCTATTACCCTCGCAAGACACCGCAATGTCAGAATCACCATCTTGGAACGAGTGGTCGTCATGGACAAG GCCGGCAACGGGATTCAAATCCCTTGTAACGCTGCTCATACAATGCGCTGCCTCGGGCTGTTGGAAAAACTTCTtgccaaaacaaaacaaccagCCACCGCCTTTCTGAACTTGAAATACGATGATGGCGAGGTGCTCTTGAATAAGGAGCTGTCCCGATTTGAAGAGCTTTACGGTGCTCCATGGTT ATTGATCCATCGAGCGGATTACATGACGGTGCTATTAGAAGAAGCCCAGAGACTAGGAGTCCAGATCCAACTCGGCCATGACGTGGAAACCATTGACTTCGACACGCCATCTGTCACACTTCGCAATGGCGAAGTCCATAAAGCAGACGTTGTAGTTGGTTGCGACG GGATCAACTCAACCATCCGCTCCATCATGCACCCATCAGTACAACCCGTTCCAACCGGTGAATACGCATACCGCACCCTCTTCACCCGCTCTCAGCTCTCATCCCCAACCTTCCAGCACCTCACATCTTCGCCGGGCACCTCCCGCTGCTGGGTAGGACCTCTCGCTAATGCAGTCTTCTACCCTCTTCAAGACGGGACCTTGTTCAACCTCGTCATTGCAATTGCCAACCCAGACTTCAACAATAGCTGTGACGAAGGAGCTCTGCTATCCTCGTTGCGAGACTGGCTCCGCGACTGGGACCCGATCTTGCTTGAAATGCTCGACACGGCAACCCAACTGATCCGCTTCCCCATCTACCGGGTCGACAGACTACCATTCTGGACACAAGGCTCTGTCACTCTCATGGGAGACGCAGCGCACGCAATGCTCCCTCATTTGGCACAGGGTGCGGCCACAGGTGTAGAAGACGCCTTCATACTAGGCTCCCTGCTCGGTCGTTTATCAGACTCTATTGCAGAGGGGACACCAGGCTCACAACTACAGCAACATGTACGTACCATTTTACATTCATACGAAAAGCTACAGCATGATAGAACAGCGCAAATTGCATCCGCGTCTCGATTCACCGGCATGCTTGACCACTTGCCACCAGGTCCAGACCAGAAGGCCAGGGACGCAGAGTTTGCAATGTATGATCCGGAGAAGACGGTTAGTGCCATGCCATGGATTGATGCGCGGACAAACAAGGACTTGCTGGGTAGAAAAGTTGATGAGGTTGCTGAGAGGGAATTTGCGAGATTGCTCGCCGATGGGGAGCTATCTGAATTGTCTGCAGTGCCGGCCTAG